Within the Setaria viridis chromosome 3, Setaria_viridis_v4.0, whole genome shotgun sequence genome, the region ctttctcgatcctgtgattcggaatccctttgtaggttaactcttaatcgtacgtagcatggccatgcattttggatccgatcactcgaggggcccagagatatcactctcaatcagagaggggcaaatcccatcttgattgaccatgtctcatagcatgcttcttgacaaacccgaaagctacctttataactaccctgttacggcgtagcgtttgatagcccctaagtaggtcgatccacatcttgaatacatgcgacaatctcaggtctaagaacaaagcgtatatgttgtttaaagagagaactatttctcgtgttgggtcagtcctagcacatgtctccacatgtgcctatattattagttcaacatctccatgtccatgacttgtgaaacatagtcatcaactaatacatgtgctagtctaatattcatgtgtgtcctcacatgaactccgactagggacaactttagaataaccatacaagtatagagtttcacacacaattcacataattgcaaatcaatagaagtagcctttaatggatattcaaggaacacaatataaatcatggatacaaatggaatatcatcatctctatgattgcctctagggcatacctccaatataACCACACTTCCATATCCATACAGTAGAACAAACAAATAGCAAGTGATGACAATGCAAGCACCAAAGCAACAGTAATCCCACGATTTTGCACTTCAATAATACTGCAAGAAGGAACAATGAACAAATAGCAGCAAGACTACAGTAGCAATTGTCTTGCCGGCAAGTGTGGCAACCAAGCCCGTCGGCGGGGCCAAGCTGCcaggggccaagcccggcggcgggggcaagccCGGCGGACGGCACCCGGCATCGGttgcaggggcggcggccgcggacgggagccggcggcgggggccaagctggtaggggccaagcccggcggaCGGCACCCGACGTCGGTTGCAGaagtggcggtggcggacgggagtcggcggcgggggccaagccCAGCGGCGGGGGCAAGCTTGGCGGacaggagccggcggcggtcgtgggaggcgcgggggcgacggcggcggatggGAACCGAGCGCCAGCGCCGGGATCTGCAGGCGGCGGGACCCGGCGATGGGatcgggcggcggacgggatcgggtggcggacgggagccggcggcaggagcgggaggcgcaggagcggcggcggcggacgggaaccgagcggcggcggcgggccaagcccggcggcgggacctGGCGACcgacgggagccggcggcggtcgcgaTCGGCGCGGGGGCGGTTGACTGGAGGCGTCGGTGGGTGAGGGGCAGCGGGGGAAAATTTGCTTCGCTTATTGGAGAAGCGTCTCCCGGCCCGCGTACAGAATAAGCCGGATGGCAGTTGTTTCCCAGCTTGTGCACTAAGCGGCTTACGTAGCAAGCGGGAAATAATCAAAGCGTTTGGGTGGGCTTatggcttatttccaccgataagcaggaaataagcggatacaaacagggCCGTAGTTACGCACAACTCATAGTGATGCTCCCACAAAAATTTCATGTCAAAAATAAATCCCTCTCTAGATCCCATTTTCCTTAAAACCCCGGACGCGCAATggtaattatttttatttttttacactTTTCTGACCTTGCATTTGCAGCAATTTTTTCTCCATATATATTGTTTTCTGTTTTTAGATGTATCTTCGTATGAGAGCAGTGTATAATTCCAGTTGGGTGAGTGCGGTCGGACAGATCAGAAActattcctttttttaaaaaaaaatctattatTCCAGTCTATAAAAAATAGTACAAGCATTTTTCACCTATCCTATCTTACTATTCAAATTCAATTGCGTATGCGAtactttttcatttttcttcgtGAATGAGCACAAGTTGTTAATCTTGGTGCCGTCCGAGTATCCGACAGGTCACTCGAGTGCCACGTAGGCACCAACGCCTGCAGCCACAAGCTGGTCACTCGTGGCGGCGCCTCAACACCACAAACTGATAGCCTTCTCTTTCAGCGGCCACCAGCGGTCCAGCGCCCCGCAAACCGTCGCCATGGCTTCCTCCCTGGCCGCCTTCCGCTCCGCAGCCGGCCACGTCCCCCGCCCTCGCAGGCAGCAGCAGAGCGCCGCCGACGGGCGCTCCTCTTCCCTCGTCCGGCCGCTCCACCTCCCGCCGGAGTCGCTGCCCCGTCTCTGCTCCCGAAGGGTAGCCGCCGAGGTACGTCTGTGACACACTGCTCTGCTTCAAAAACGAACCATTACTTCGGAGTTGTGACGTGTCCCGTTCTAGGACCTTCGCAGTTCAAGACTGGCGGCACTGACACCAGcaccggcgatggcggcggcagcggcaggacgAGGGGAGGCGTGGGCATCGACGTCGCCGCGGTGGCTGCGGTGCTGCGTGAGGCCAGAACGGCCGATGATGTGGAGCTTCTGGTGAACGGCTTCTtggacagcggcggcgagggcggcctcCTGCCCCTCCAAGTGTACACATCCGTGATTCGGGGGCTCGGCAAGGAGAACTGCCTGGAAGCCTCGTTCGCCATCGTCGAGCATCTCaagcggcgaggggtcggactcAACCAATTCGTGTACAACTGCCTCCTCGGCGCGGTCAAGAACTGCGGCGACTTCGGTCGGATTGAAGCTGTCCTTGCTGACATGGAAGCGCAGGGAATTTCCCCAAACATTGTGaccttcaacaccttgatgtcCATCTACGTTCAGCAGGGCAAGACTGACGATGTCTTCAGGGTGTACGCCCAAATTGAGGACCGTGGACTTGTGCCGACTGCAGCGACCTACTCGACGGTGATGTCGGCGTACAAGAAGGCCGGGGATGCGTTTGCAGCCATCAAGTTCTTTGTCACGCTCAGGGAGAGGTACAAGAAGGGTGAGCTGGTGGGGAGCCATGACGATTGGGAGCAGGAGTTTGTCAAGTTTGAGAAGCTTACTGTCCGGGTGTGTTACATGTCGATGCGGCGGTCTCTTGTCAGTAGGAAGAATCCGGTCGGTGAGGTGTTGAAGGTTCTGCTTGCCATGGATGAAGCAGGTGTCAAGCCAGAAAGGAGCGATTATGAGCGGCTTGTCTGGGCGTGCACAGGGGAGGAACACTACACCATTGGCAAAGAGTTGTATCAGAGGATTCGTGAGCTTAATGGGGAGATCAGCCTGTCAGTGTGCAACCACCTCATTTGGCTGATGGGTAAGTCTAAGAAATGGTGGGCAGCTCTTGAGATTTATGAGGATTTGTTGGACAAAGGGCCGAAGCCGAACAATTTGTCTTATGAGCTGATCATGTCACATTTCAACATTCTGCTGAATGCTGCAAAGAGAAGGGGCATTTGGAGGTGGGGCGTTAGGCTGCTTAACAAGATGCAAGAGAAAGGCTTAAAGCCTGGAAGCAAAGAGTGGAACGCAGTTCTCGTTGCATGTTCAAGGGCTTCTGAAACATCGGCTGCAGTGGATGTTTTCAAGAAAATGATAGAGGAAGGGTTGAAACCGGATGTAGTTTCCTACGGAGCATTGCTGAGTGCACTTGAGAAAGGTAAGCTGTATGATGAGGCCTTGAGAGTCTGGGAACACATGTGCAAAGTTGGCGTTAAACCAAACCTGTATGCATATACAATTTTGGTGTCGATTTACATTGGTAAGGGCAACCATGCTATGGTAGATGCTGTTCTTCATGATATGCTGTCAAAACAGATTGAACCAACTGTAGTAACCTTCAACGCAATAATCAGTGCATGTGTGAAGAACAAAATGGGTGGCACTGCATTTGAGTGGTTTCACAGGATGAAAATGCGGAGTATTGAGCCAAATGAAATTACATATCAGATGTTGATTGAAGCTCTTGTACAAGATGGTAAACCAAGACTTGCCTATGAGATGTACATGAGGGCTTGCAGCCAAGGTCTTGAACTTCCTGCCAAGTCATATGATACTGTAATGGAGGCATGTAAAGCTTATGGTTCTCTCATAGATCTAACTACTTTGGGTCCTCGCCCTACAAACAGGGAAGAACCTATCAGGATAGAGAATAACTTTTCGAGTTTTTCTCATATCAAGGATCTGCCTAACAGCACTCATCACTTTGGTGGCACGGGAATGTATGGATTTTTTAGATACAGAATGGCCAGACCATGATTGTAGCATACTACCAATCCCTTGTACAGTTCTCTTCACCCGCTGAACCCAATTCAGCATAAAGAAGTCACTGACATGTTTGTAAGTTTCCTAAATTATAAAAATTAGAACATTAGCATTTTTTTCCATTCCTCTCGTGTTAGAGTGGGCCTTTTAAACTTGTGTTGAGTAATTAGTCTGCTTGTCTTCCATAGTTCAAAGTTTACTGGATTAGCAGTAGCATTTTTTTTCCACTCCTCGTGTTATAGCACTTTAGTGTTAACAACTATTTGAAAAAACATCATATGTTTTTTTATTCGCAATTTCGCATGCAGATATTTGCGTAAATAGTCTGTCGGTCCAGACAGTAGTAAAATTTGTATAGTATTATCTTTATATTATTAGTAATATTGGATCCTTGCGAAACAGAAGCAGTGTAAAAAGTTGAAGTGTTGAACCTTTCATTTACTCAAATCTGTTCAGGTAATAGGAATTACTGAGTAAATTGAAACTCCCACTGTCTTATGATGATTTCACTACCTTTACTAGTGTCATGTATATCTGAAACATGAAACCAAGGGTTTGTTACCACTTTTACTGGAAAAAGGGACAACTGTCATGCTGTCCTTTTTCTATTTTGCACTAAATTCATGTCAGGGCAATGGCCTGATCTGATATGAACTATTCAGGGCAAAATCTGATATGGACTTCCCTGAGATTATTACTGCAGGGAGAGCACAACTATATTTTGTACACTAGTACTGTCTGGGGCCACGAAACCCTCTTGAGCCCCTTCTGACAGCCATTTTTGAAGTGTAAAGACAGCCTACTTGATTGTTATGTTAGTCACTACTACCTTTTATTGCCAGTTCACTGTCCTGTGCCAAATTACTCTATTGGGCTGTATTGCGCTGTGACAAAAATTTCATTGGGTCCTTTTCATCTTACTATTTGGGCCTGTTGTATGGTTATCGGCATGTGCGGTGCCACAATGGCAGCTATCTGGCTGATGTGCAAAAATCAAGTACTGCAGAAAATGCTACCAGAATTTTTTGTACGACGATGTAAATTTAGATGTTACAATTGCATATCTTTTTCCTGTTATTTATTAATTTGCATAGCTACCATATCATTTCAACCAATTCAGTGCTACGTTTTTGCTTCATAGATGCTCGGATTTGCAAAATGATGTTTTTATAGTTTGATGTGTTAAGAGGTGATTGTTTTAACAGAGTATGATGCATAAGAGCAATAGACTACTGCAAAATTTAAGTAATTGTTCCTGACCAATAATTGTTTATTAGATAGTCATGCTACAATTTAGTACTCCGTTTTCGGAGCAAGACAGACACGTGATAAGTCTCTCTAAACGTAACGCAGCGAAAAGTCCATGTGAAACACATTAGATAGAAGGAAATCCAAAGGGTCCACAGACTGCTGGGGTTATTGCGTCTTCATCGACTTGGACGCGGTCTTCTCACCGGCAACATGCTTCCCCTTCATTGTGTTGGTTGGAATCACTAGTaaagaactgactttcgatgtgCCCCCTTTTGTTCCAGTTTAAAGTtgacctgggacaaaaggggatacaccacggtaggcaaaaatggaggggagatttactcccggttggtatctacaaccgggattaaagaccctcctttagtcccggttgtaacggctagttccgggtGTCGGTGGcgtgacccttttgtcccggttggagtctccaaccgggagtaaactttcaaccgggacacaAGATGTTCCTTTTTGTTTGGGTTGGAGGTtttaaccaggataaaaactcatccccattatataccaagacagaggcctttcttcctcctccagctcgagccagtccaccacaaagacagagagctgagcttcacctactccggtggtgccgaagcaagggaggtgctgctcgaattttttttccttatttttgtgggaatttcactcagccaacacaagtgttgtgaaggttttctacttcatcctcgtgttacgctttgatttatactttggagatggatagtttatttgctagaatttgatgaagaagaaaatggagaggtattttgagctataatgtgagggagattgatgtgtcatatgtAGTATgtattattgcagtggtttaagaatgatgctaccttgtctagacggtttatcttgtcaaattcaatatggtttttcaaatccatacttgttgaacttgcataccgtgttcatcttggcgaggatgttctccgccgagcagcaacgtatgtcaagaaggaggttaaattctacgagaaagagtggatacggacatcgtgactgcgtccccttttccgtagaatcgaacctctttcatgacgaagtgcggtgccgcccagttgagaacatgctcgcgagatgatcacggtcttcaagttcaacaagttctgcagtgctaaggtaagaatttttgtacatagatggcttctgctactggaggaagtggtgatggtgggggcgatcgtcgttcctcttttggcaagggaaaaatcatagttggccctcagcataagccgaagaaaatgagcgcgttggaaaaagcaatgcttcgttatttgcagaaatgtcatgaagaagctgttgccgcgggtcaggaacctccttttggtagtctttatgctccaccctcagtcccgggtgtttcatgtccacttagtactaccgtttcaggcggcacaaataaaccacaggatgaagttgggtcagcggaaccttcgtcttcaccgcccaaggatgcttaaagtccttcTAGATAATAAatagtggatggcttgttgtattgtatcatgttgtttggatctttaatttaaatatgtgtatttgtatctatatctaaaatttcagcattatttgcactgcaacgtttgacatgctttcaatcgtgaatccattttcaagtgtaatcaattttcacgcttaatccattttcaagtgtaatcaatttttcacgcgtaatccattttcaagtgtaatcaattttcacgcgtaatccattgtcaagtgtaatcaattttcacgcgtaatatgatgcagatggaccggtaatggatgtataatgcagacatgtagagcaaggtgtttattgatatcttgtattattttctcgaagtggccaaagcgaacaagctagagaatgggttcgtatgttgtccatgcttccaatgcaataacaagaaggactattcaaaggatttctgagggactattcacagccacttgtttagatacggttttatgcctaactatttggtttggaccaagcacggtgaacgaggggttgtaatggaagacggcgaggaggaggaggatgacaacattccggactgggttgcaggccaagcttttgcagatactacaataggcgaggctgatgaaaatgcgtttgcagaaaatggccctactgatgaccttggtcaggtgctacgagatgcacacagagattgcgaactGAGacggaagcagcaaagttgcagcgcatgatagatgatcatcaaaaattgttgtacccagattgccagtaGGGCCATAAAAAAACTAGGTttgacactagaatttgtgcaatggaaggcaaaaaatggtgtgtccgataaggcatttcaggggatgttgaacattgtcaagaagattcttcccgagaataatgaattaccgtccacaacatatgaagctaaacagattatttgctctcttggattggatgttcagaagatacacgcatgccctaatcactgtatcctctatcgtggtgatgaatacgagaaaatggatgcttgtcccatctgcgaagcgctgcggtataagatcaggcgagatgatccttgtgatgtcgaggggcagtctcccaagaagagagttcccgtcaAGGTGATATGGtgtttccctataataccacgcttgaagcgcttgttcaggaataaggtgaatgctaagttgatgtgatggcacaaagaagaacgtatggaagatgagatgctgagacaccccgcagatggggcccagtggagatcaattgatagagcattcccggactttgaaagtgaagcaaagAACATTatgtttggtttaagtactgatagattcaatccattcggtgagttgagtagtggccatagtacttggcctgtgaccctatgtatgttcaaccttcctccttagctgtgcatgaagcggaagttcattatgataccgacacttatccaaggcccaaaacaactcggcaacaacattgacgtgtacctaagaccgttggtcgatgaccttttacagctctggaaggaagaaagtgtacgtgtgtgggatgaggatatacaagagatctttaatctacgagcattgttgttcataaccatcaattaTTGG harbors:
- the LOC117850850 gene encoding uncharacterized protein — encoded protein: MASSLAAFRSAAGHVPRPRRQQQSAADGRSSSLVRPLHLPPESLPRLCSRRVAAEFKTGGTDTSTGDGGGSGRTRGGVGIDVAAVAAVLREARTADDVELLVNGFLDSGGEGGLLPLQVYTSVIRGLGKENCLEASFAIVEHLKRRGVGLNQFVYNCLLGAVKNCGDFGRIEAVLADMEAQGISPNIVTFNTLMSIYVQQGKTDDVFRVYAQIEDRGLVPTAATYSTVMSAYKKAGDAFAAIKFFVTLRERYKKGELVGSHDDWEQEFVKFEKLTVRVCYMSMRRSLVSRKNPVGEVLKVLLAMDEAGVKPERSDYERLVWACTGEEHYTIGKELYQRIRELNGEISLSVCNHLIWLMGKSKKWWAALEIYEDLLDKGPKPNNLSYELIMSHFNILLNAAKRRGIWRWGVRLLNKMQEKGLKPGSKEWNAVLVACSRASETSAAVDVFKKMIEEGLKPDVVSYGALLSALEKGKLYDEALRVWEHMCKVGVKPNLYAYTILVSIYIGKGNHAMVDAVLHDMLSKQIEPTVVTFNAIISACVKNKMGGTAFEWFHRMKMRSIEPNEITYQMLIEALVQDGKPRLAYEMYMRACSQGLELPAKSYDTVMEACKAYGSLIDLTTLGPRPTNREEPIRIENNFSSFSHIKDLPNSTHHFGGTGMYGFFRYRMARP